One stretch of Miscanthus floridulus cultivar M001 chromosome 18, ASM1932011v1, whole genome shotgun sequence DNA includes these proteins:
- the LOC136520312 gene encoding protein NDL1-like isoform X1, producing the protein MGDSGGSVVSVDVERISFGGKEHHIQTNHGSVSVAIYGDHDKPALITYPDIALNHMSCFQGLLFCPEAASLLLHNFCIYHISPPGHELGAAPILSSTPVASVDDLADQIADVLDFFGLDSVMCLGVTAGAYILTLFAVCISSKLMCSVLLAQLLSNLSSLLQTKYRERVLGLILVSPLCKAPSWSEWFYNKVMSNLLYYYGMCNVVKDILLQRYFGKGVRGGSTEPESDIVQACRSFLDQRQCMNVWRFIQTINERKDLTENLNQLQCRTLIFVGENSQFHAEAVHMTAKLDRRYSALVEVQACGSVVTEEQPHAMLIPMEYFLMGYGLYRPSQINCSPRSPLSPFCISPELLSPESMGVKLKPIKTRANLKA; encoded by the exons atgGGCGACTCTGGCGGCTCCGTTGTGTCGGTGGACGTCGAGCGCATCTCCTTCGGCGGCAAG GAACATCATATACAAACCAACCATGGATCTGTATCTGTTGCCATATATGGTGACCATGATAAGCCTGCTCTTATTACTTACCCAGATATTGCTTTGAACC ATATGTCTTGCTTCCAAGGACTACTCTTCTGTCCTGAAGCAGCTTCATTGCTGCTTCATAATTTTTGCATTTACCATATCAGCCCCCCAGGACATGAG TTGGGAGCTGCTCCGATTTTGTCGAGCACACCTGTGGCATCTGTTGATGACTTAGCGGATCAAATCGCAGACGTACTTGATTTCTTTGG ACTGGATTCAGTTATGTGCTTAGGTGTCACTGCGGGCGCATACATTCTTACTCTCTTTGCAGTATGCATTTCTTCTAAACTAATGTGTTCTGTGCTTCTTGCACAACTGCTTAGTAATTTAAGTTCTTTATTGCAGACAAAGTATAGAGAGCGAGTACTAGGACTTATTCTCGTTTCACCTCTATGTAAAGCTCCCTCATGGTCTGAGTGGTTTTATAATAAG GTAATGTCAAATTTACTATATTATTATGGCATGTGCAATGTCGTGAAGGATATTTTGTTGCAGCGCTACTTTGGAAAG GGAGTTCGTGGAGGCTCAACTGAACCCGAATCAGATATTGTGCAGGCTTGTAGAAGC TTTCTAGATCAACGACAGTGCATGAATGTGTGGAGATTTATCCAAACTATCAATGA GAGAAAAGACTTGACAGAGAACCTGAATCAACTACAGTGCAGAACACTAATTTTTGTTGGTGAGAATTCCCAGTTCCATGCAGAAGCTGTTCACATGACTGCAAAGCTTGATAGGCGATATAGCGCTCTTGTGGAG GTACAAGCTTGTGGTTCGGTTGTGACAGAGGAGCAACCTCATGCAATGCTGATACCAATGGAGTACTTCCTCATGGGATATGGCCTGTACAGGCCAAGCCAGATAAACTGT